One Onthophagus taurus isolate NC chromosome 11, IU_Otau_3.0, whole genome shotgun sequence genomic window carries:
- the LOC111425015 gene encoding insulin-like growth factor 1 receptor isoform X4: MCIFNFGLCALLLCAFLPLISCSLVMARPKYCHDVKIRYKITNLIEELRGCEVIVGDLEIVLIDKATSDDYNGISFPELREITGIMIIYRVHGLTSLGKLFPNLKFIHGQHLFHRFALIIHKTPDLTQIGLSNLVSIEQGGVRIQGAPKLGYIFTIDWSKITKYQNVTVEKMNVTTDFAPCPEVCNGFCWNSTTCQTCMDNNSSEKCNVCRRYTYEGKCVDDCPKNKYKLGFTCVSFEECRNFTGKDMYILETNCTERCPKYHHITNDNQCQPCGRNSTHSNNANNLINKVSNNIAHSVPCHKVCNETVVDNIGTLHKLEGCTIINGSLTINGRYNFNLQPKQIDELILSLPFYLDQIKEITGSLKIQQMEKLKNLHFLSSLEKIGTNITQKEYALYLVDNLKLNDLFSPKVTENLQIGNGSLSIHYNPLLCLQTIENLTMHVNKLDSYTNNVDISLESNGEKAICHETNMHVIITNRSSNNITLKWDKQSDLKSNQTVYFVYYALASRAYQSVSGCDNAWSSELTTSETITLKNLEPFSTYTYYISAYVSTDKPSDRKDTAHANFSTLPDDPSPPQNFNITPISSSDVFLSWSPPEVYNGDLSGYKLYVYAEPDNPALILERDYCKFPHDWPKTMEFEYTEEVDKCDCETRENTMNVFDQLCYHSVFGDNENCQLYSDNLFLGEKRRRSNEFPIAKTIEHDEMYMVFNINASSNNYTLTNLEQFTLYVFLFSACNHPPNLTLEELSSNEQLQKKIYCSSILMKTARTLENETADIVKTITYYTNDKDCILNWSEPSHPNQVIVSYEIECNTTIESQSFFHSKHCLRKEKQNNQSSYILRNLEPRNYSCTIYSVTLAGKSKLGPTISFIIHSHSDNKSMVITFSVLSALAIIAAAVAFWFYRKHVQEENFKNLRMFASINPEYAGAMYEPDEWEMERENIEILKELGQGSFGMVCSGFIKSQNIPCAVKTVNEHCQHKDCMQFLNEASIMKSFNSAHHVVKLLGVVSKGNPPLVIMELMARGDLKSYLRRSRESSHDITCVEMYRMAAEIADGMLYLSAKKFIHRDLAARNCMVSADHTVKIGDFGMAKDIYITDYYRQASKGMMPVRWMSPESLADGVFTSDSDVWSYGVVLWEMSTLAEQPYQGLANEQVIQFIVAKGTLERPSDCPDLLYEIMQVCWKWKPVDRPRFTDIVAKLENHIREDFRLVSFYHCREGEEFRMNNRERIVNPPALLRIPVEDEYVGMHWNASDDDEVSLYSGKPKNSLLHRSKTSSNFRLNSSTPKKSFSSKSMTPS; encoded by the exons ATTGGGCTGAGTAACTTGGTTAGTATAGAACAAGGAGGTGTGAGGATTCAAGGTGCTCCTAAATTAGGCTACATTTTCACTATTGATTGGTCTAAAATCACTAAGTATCAAAATGTTACCGTTGAAAAAATGAATGTTACAACCGATTTTGCACCATGTCCCGAAGTATGTAATG ggttTTGTTGGAATAGCACAACTTGCCAAACTTGTATGGATAATAATTCAAGTGAAAAATGTAATGTTTGTCGAAGATATACGTATGAAGGAAAATGTGTGGACGATTGCCCTAAAAATAA GTACAAATTGGGGTTCACCTGCGTAAGTTTTGAGGAATGCAGGAATTTCACCGGAAAAGATATGTATATATTAGAAACAAATTGCACCGAACGTTGTCCGAAATATCATCATATCACCAACGATAATCAATGTCAACCTTGTGGGAGAAACAGTACTCATTCAAATAACgcaaacaatttaattaataaagtttcaaATAACATCGCACATTCAGTCCCATGCCACAAGGTATGCAATGAAACCGTCGTAGATAACATTGGAACTCTTCACAAACTCGAAGGATGCACAATAATAAACGGTTCTTTAACCATAAACGGAagatacaattttaatttacaaccCAAGCAAATTGATGAATTAATACTTTCTTTACCGTTTTATTTGGaccaaataaaagaaataaccgGCTCGTTAAAAATCCAACAAATGGAGAAACTAAAAAATCTTCACTTTTTAAGTAGCCTCGAAAAAATCGGAACTAACATAACACAAAAAGAATACGCTTTATATTTGGtcgataatttaaaactaaacgATTTATTCTCGCCCAAAGTCACGGAAAATCTTCAAATTGGAAATGGGTCTCTTTCGATTCATTATAATCCATTACTTTGTTTACAAACCATCGAAAATTTAACAATGCATGTTAATAAACTAGATAGCTACACAAACAATGTTGATATTTCCCTCGAATCAAACGGCGAAAAAGCTATTTGCCACGAAACGAATATGCACGTTATTATAACAAATAGGAGTTCTAAtaatataactttaaaatggGACAAACAATCCGATTTGAAATCGAACCAAACCGTTTATTTCGTTTATTACGCTTTAGCTTCGCGTGCATATCAAAGTGTTTCAGGATGCGATAATGCGTGGAGCTCGGAATTAACTACGTCTGAAacgataactttaaaaaatttggagCCGTTTTCAACTTACACTTATTATATTTCCGCGTATGTATCAACCGATAAACCTTCTGATCGTAAAGATACAGCCCACGCAAACTTTTCAACTTTACCCGACGATCCTTCACCTCCacaaaactttaacattaCTCCAATAAGTAGTAGTGACGTTTTTCTTAGTTGGTCCCCTCCAGAAGTTTATAACGGGGACCTTTCGGGTTATAAATTATACGTTTATGCGGAACCAGATAATCCCGCGTTAATCTTAGAAAGAGATTATTGTAAATTTCCACACGATTGGCCCAAAACGATGGAATTTGAATACACCGAAGAAGTCGATAAATGCGATTGTGAAACCAGGGAGAACACAATGAACGTGTTTGACCAGTTATGTTATCATTCGGTGTTTGGAGATAACGAAAACTGCCAATTATACAGCGATAATCTTTTTCTGGGTGAGAAACGAAGACGATCTAATGAATTTCCGATTGCGAAAACAATCGAGCATGACGAGATGTACATGGTGTTTAATATAAACGCATCATCTAATAATTACACTTTAACTAATTTAGAACAATTCACGCTgtacgtttttttattttccgctTGTAATCATCCGCCTAATTTAACACTTGAAGAGTTATCATCGAACgaacaattgcaaaaaaagatttattgtaGCTCGATCCTTATGAAAACCGCGAGAACTTTAGAAAATGAAACGGCGGATATCGTTAAAACCATCACTTATTATACAAACGATAAAGACTGCATTCTTAATTGGTCCGAACCAAGCCATCCAAACCAAGTTATAGTTTCTTATGAAATAGAATGTAACACAACCATCGAATCACAAAGCTTTTTTCACAGCAAACATTGTTTGCGAAAAGAGAAACAAAACAATCAAAGCAGTTATATCCTACGCAATTTAGAACCTCGCAATTATTCATGCACGATATATTCAGTGACTTTGGCGGGAAAAAGCAAATTAGGACCTACAATCtcttttattatacatagTCATTCCGATAACAAGTCAATGGTGATTACGTTCTCGGTTTTAAGCGCTTTGGCAATCATCGCCGCAGCTGTTGCTTTTTGGTTTTATCGAAAACACGTACAAGaagagaattttaaaaatttacgcaTGTTTGCATCTATTAATCCCGAATATGCGGGCGCTATGTACGAACCGGATGAATGGGAAATGGAAAGAGAAAACATTGAGATTTTAAAGGAATTGGGTCAAGGTTCGTTTGGGATGGTTTGCAGCGGATTTATTAAGTCGCAAAATATTCCGTGCGCTGTAAAAACGGTAAATGAACATTGTCAGCACAAAGATTGTATGCAATTTTTAAACGAAGCTTCTATTATGAAATCGTTTAATAGTGCTCATCATGTTGTTAAATTATTGGGAGTTGTATCTAAAGGAAATCCTCCTTTGGTTATTATGGAATTAATGGCTCGAGgtgatttaaaaagttatttgcGACGTTCTCGCGAATCGTCACATGATATCACATGCGTTGAAATGTATCGAATGGCCGCTGAAATTGCTGATGGGATGTTGTATTTATCAgcgaaaaaatttattcatcgTGATTTAGCTGCGAGAAATTGCATGGTTTCTGCTGATCATACGGTTAAAATCGGCGACTTTGGAATGGCTAAAGATATTTATATAACCGATTATTATCGTCAAGCTTCTAAAGGAATGATGCCTGTCAGGTGGATGTCTCCAGAAAGCTTAGCTGATGGAGTATTTACCTCCGATTCAGACGTTTGGAGTTACGGAGTCGTTTTATGGGAAATGTCGACTTTAGCAGAACAACCATATCAAGGTCTCGCGAACGAACAAGTTATCCAATTTATCGTCGCAAAAGGCACATTAGAACGACCGTCCGATTGCCCGGATCTTCTTTATGAAATTATGCAAGTTTGCTGGAAATGGAAACCGGTTGATAGACCGCGTTTTACAGATATTGTTGCTAAATTAGAAAATCATATACGAGAAGATTTCAGATTAGTTTCATTCTATCATTGCAGAGAAGGCGAAGAGTTTCGGATGAATAATAGAGAACGAATTGTTAATCCACCCGCTTTATTGCGAATACCAGTTGAAGATGAATACGTTGGGATGCATTGGAATGCATCCGATGATGATGAAGTTAGCTTATACTCGGGAAAAccaaaaaatagtttattacACCGATCGAAGACATCCTCAAATTTCAGACTGAATTCCAGTACACCTAAGAAAAGCTTCTCTAGTAAATCTATGACTCCGTCATAA
- the LOC111425015 gene encoding insulin-like growth factor 1 receptor isoform X5, which yields MEDALLGRCTTCTFLVVMILLFSYVDGKYCQTVNVRNKITNIERSLKNCVVIVGNLELVLFDKTTVDDFEKLSFPKLTEVTGIIIIYQVYGLTSLGKLFPNLKFIHGHELFKSFALIIHNVPDLVEIGLSNLVSIEQGGVRIQGAPKLGYIFTIDWSKITKYQNVTVEKMNVTTDFAPCPEVCNGFCWNSTTCQTCMDNNSSEKCNVCRRYTYEGKCVDDCPKNKYKLGFTCVSFEECRNFTGKDMYILETNCTERCPKYHHITNDNQCQPCGRNSTHSNNANNLINKVSNNIAHSVPCHKVCNETVVDNIGTLHKLEGCTIINGSLTINGRYNFNLQPKQIDELILSLPFYLDQIKEITGSLKIQQMEKLKNLHFLSSLEKIGTNITQKEYALYLVDNLKLNDLFSPKVTENLQIGNGSLSIHYNPLLCLQTIENLTMHVNKLDSYTNNVDISLESNGEKAICHETNMHVIITNRSSNNITLKWDKQSDLKSNQTVYFVYYALASRAYQSVSGCDNAWSSELTTSETITLKNLEPFSTYTYYISAYVSTDKPSDRKDTAHANFSTLPDDPSPPQNFNITPISSSDVFLSWSPPEVYNGDLSGYKLYVYAEPDNPALILERDYCKFPHDWPKTMEFEYTEEVDKCDCETRENTMNVFDQLCYHSVFGDNENCQLYSDNLFLGEKRRRSNEFPIAKTIEHDEMYMVFNINASSNNYTLTNLEQFTLYVFLFSACNHPPNLTLEELSSNEQLQKKIYCSSILMKTARTLENETADIVKTITYYTNDKDCILNWSEPSHPNQVIVSYEIECNTTIESQSFFHSKHCLRKEKQNNQSSYILRNLEPRNYSCTIYSVTLAGKSKLGPTISFIIHSHSDNKSMVITFSVLSALAIIAAAVAFWFYRKHVQEENFKNLRMFASINPEYAGAMYEPDEWEMERENIEILKELGQGSFGMVCSGFIKSQNIPCAVKTVNEHCQHKDCMQFLNEASIMKSFNSAHHVVKLLGVVSKGNPPLVIMELMARGDLKSYLRRSRESSHDITCVEMYRMAAEIADGMLYLSAKKFIHRDLAARNCMVSADHTVKIGDFGMAKDIYITDYYRQASKGMMPVRWMSPESLADGVFTSDSDVWSYGVVLWEMSTLAEQPYQGLANEQVIQFIVAKGTLERPSDCPDLLYEIMQVCWKWKPVDRPRFTDIVAKLENHIREDFRLVSFYHCREGEEFRMNNRERIVNPPALLRIPVEDEYVGMHWNASDDDEVSLYSGKPKNSLLHRSKTSSNFRLNSSTPKKSFSSKSMTPS from the exons ATTGGGCTGAGTAACTTGGTTAGTATAGAACAAGGAGGTGTGAGGATTCAAGGTGCTCCTAAATTAGGCTACATTTTCACTATTGATTGGTCTAAAATCACTAAGTATCAAAATGTTACCGTTGAAAAAATGAATGTTACAACCGATTTTGCACCATGTCCCGAAGTATGTAATG ggttTTGTTGGAATAGCACAACTTGCCAAACTTGTATGGATAATAATTCAAGTGAAAAATGTAATGTTTGTCGAAGATATACGTATGAAGGAAAATGTGTGGACGATTGCCCTAAAAATAA GTACAAATTGGGGTTCACCTGCGTAAGTTTTGAGGAATGCAGGAATTTCACCGGAAAAGATATGTATATATTAGAAACAAATTGCACCGAACGTTGTCCGAAATATCATCATATCACCAACGATAATCAATGTCAACCTTGTGGGAGAAACAGTACTCATTCAAATAACgcaaacaatttaattaataaagtttcaaATAACATCGCACATTCAGTCCCATGCCACAAGGTATGCAATGAAACCGTCGTAGATAACATTGGAACTCTTCACAAACTCGAAGGATGCACAATAATAAACGGTTCTTTAACCATAAACGGAagatacaattttaatttacaaccCAAGCAAATTGATGAATTAATACTTTCTTTACCGTTTTATTTGGaccaaataaaagaaataaccgGCTCGTTAAAAATCCAACAAATGGAGAAACTAAAAAATCTTCACTTTTTAAGTAGCCTCGAAAAAATCGGAACTAACATAACACAAAAAGAATACGCTTTATATTTGGtcgataatttaaaactaaacgATTTATTCTCGCCCAAAGTCACGGAAAATCTTCAAATTGGAAATGGGTCTCTTTCGATTCATTATAATCCATTACTTTGTTTACAAACCATCGAAAATTTAACAATGCATGTTAATAAACTAGATAGCTACACAAACAATGTTGATATTTCCCTCGAATCAAACGGCGAAAAAGCTATTTGCCACGAAACGAATATGCACGTTATTATAACAAATAGGAGTTCTAAtaatataactttaaaatggGACAAACAATCCGATTTGAAATCGAACCAAACCGTTTATTTCGTTTATTACGCTTTAGCTTCGCGTGCATATCAAAGTGTTTCAGGATGCGATAATGCGTGGAGCTCGGAATTAACTACGTCTGAAacgataactttaaaaaatttggagCCGTTTTCAACTTACACTTATTATATTTCCGCGTATGTATCAACCGATAAACCTTCTGATCGTAAAGATACAGCCCACGCAAACTTTTCAACTTTACCCGACGATCCTTCACCTCCacaaaactttaacattaCTCCAATAAGTAGTAGTGACGTTTTTCTTAGTTGGTCCCCTCCAGAAGTTTATAACGGGGACCTTTCGGGTTATAAATTATACGTTTATGCGGAACCAGATAATCCCGCGTTAATCTTAGAAAGAGATTATTGTAAATTTCCACACGATTGGCCCAAAACGATGGAATTTGAATACACCGAAGAAGTCGATAAATGCGATTGTGAAACCAGGGAGAACACAATGAACGTGTTTGACCAGTTATGTTATCATTCGGTGTTTGGAGATAACGAAAACTGCCAATTATACAGCGATAATCTTTTTCTGGGTGAGAAACGAAGACGATCTAATGAATTTCCGATTGCGAAAACAATCGAGCATGACGAGATGTACATGGTGTTTAATATAAACGCATCATCTAATAATTACACTTTAACTAATTTAGAACAATTCACGCTgtacgtttttttattttccgctTGTAATCATCCGCCTAATTTAACACTTGAAGAGTTATCATCGAACgaacaattgcaaaaaaagatttattgtaGCTCGATCCTTATGAAAACCGCGAGAACTTTAGAAAATGAAACGGCGGATATCGTTAAAACCATCACTTATTATACAAACGATAAAGACTGCATTCTTAATTGGTCCGAACCAAGCCATCCAAACCAAGTTATAGTTTCTTATGAAATAGAATGTAACACAACCATCGAATCACAAAGCTTTTTTCACAGCAAACATTGTTTGCGAAAAGAGAAACAAAACAATCAAAGCAGTTATATCCTACGCAATTTAGAACCTCGCAATTATTCATGCACGATATATTCAGTGACTTTGGCGGGAAAAAGCAAATTAGGACCTACAATCtcttttattatacatagTCATTCCGATAACAAGTCAATGGTGATTACGTTCTCGGTTTTAAGCGCTTTGGCAATCATCGCCGCAGCTGTTGCTTTTTGGTTTTATCGAAAACACGTACAAGaagagaattttaaaaatttacgcaTGTTTGCATCTATTAATCCCGAATATGCGGGCGCTATGTACGAACCGGATGAATGGGAAATGGAAAGAGAAAACATTGAGATTTTAAAGGAATTGGGTCAAGGTTCGTTTGGGATGGTTTGCAGCGGATTTATTAAGTCGCAAAATATTCCGTGCGCTGTAAAAACGGTAAATGAACATTGTCAGCACAAAGATTGTATGCAATTTTTAAACGAAGCTTCTATTATGAAATCGTTTAATAGTGCTCATCATGTTGTTAAATTATTGGGAGTTGTATCTAAAGGAAATCCTCCTTTGGTTATTATGGAATTAATGGCTCGAGgtgatttaaaaagttatttgcGACGTTCTCGCGAATCGTCACATGATATCACATGCGTTGAAATGTATCGAATGGCCGCTGAAATTGCTGATGGGATGTTGTATTTATCAgcgaaaaaatttattcatcgTGATTTAGCTGCGAGAAATTGCATGGTTTCTGCTGATCATACGGTTAAAATCGGCGACTTTGGAATGGCTAAAGATATTTATATAACCGATTATTATCGTCAAGCTTCTAAAGGAATGATGCCTGTCAGGTGGATGTCTCCAGAAAGCTTAGCTGATGGAGTATTTACCTCCGATTCAGACGTTTGGAGTTACGGAGTCGTTTTATGGGAAATGTCGACTTTAGCAGAACAACCATATCAAGGTCTCGCGAACGAACAAGTTATCCAATTTATCGTCGCAAAAGGCACATTAGAACGACCGTCCGATTGCCCGGATCTTCTTTATGAAATTATGCAAGTTTGCTGGAAATGGAAACCGGTTGATAGACCGCGTTTTACAGATATTGTTGCTAAATTAGAAAATCATATACGAGAAGATTTCAGATTAGTTTCATTCTATCATTGCAGAGAAGGCGAAGAGTTTCGGATGAATAATAGAGAACGAATTGTTAATCCACCCGCTTTATTGCGAATACCAGTTGAAGATGAATACGTTGGGATGCATTGGAATGCATCCGATGATGATGAAGTTAGCTTATACTCGGGAAAAccaaaaaatagtttattacACCGATCGAAGACATCCTCAAATTTCAGACTGAATTCCAGTACACCTAAGAAAAGCTTCTCTAGTAAATCTATGACTCCGTCATAA
- the LOC111425015 gene encoding insulin-like growth factor 1 receptor isoform X6, translated as MYILETNCTERCPKYHHITNDNQCQPCGRNSTHSNNANNLINKVSNNIAHSVPCHKVCNETVVDNIGTLHKLEGCTIINGSLTINGRYNFNLQPKQIDELILSLPFYLDQIKEITGSLKIQQMEKLKNLHFLSSLEKIGTNITQKEYALYLVDNLKLNDLFSPKVTENLQIGNGSLSIHYNPLLCLQTIENLTMHVNKLDSYTNNVDISLESNGEKAICHETNMHVIITNRSSNNITLKWDKQSDLKSNQTVYFVYYALASRAYQSVSGCDNAWSSELTTSETITLKNLEPFSTYTYYISAYVSTDKPSDRKDTAHANFSTLPDDPSPPQNFNITPISSSDVFLSWSPPEVYNGDLSGYKLYVYAEPDNPALILERDYCKFPHDWPKTMEFEYTEEVDKCDCETRENTMNVFDQLCYHSVFGDNENCQLYSDNLFLGEKRRRSNEFPIAKTIEHDEMYMVFNINASSNNYTLTNLEQFTLYVFLFSACNHPPNLTLEELSSNEQLQKKIYCSSILMKTARTLENETADIVKTITYYTNDKDCILNWSEPSHPNQVIVSYEIECNTTIESQSFFHSKHCLRKEKQNNQSSYILRNLEPRNYSCTIYSVTLAGKSKLGPTISFIIHSHSDNKSMVITFSVLSALAIIAAAVAFWFYRKHVQEENFKNLRMFASINPEYAGAMYEPDEWEMERENIEILKELGQGSFGMVCSGFIKSQNIPCAVKTVNEHCQHKDCMQFLNEASIMKSFNSAHHVVKLLGVVSKGNPPLVIMELMARGDLKSYLRRSRESSHDITCVEMYRMAAEIADGMLYLSAKKFIHRDLAARNCMVSADHTVKIGDFGMAKDIYITDYYRQASKGMMPVRWMSPESLADGVFTSDSDVWSYGVVLWEMSTLAEQPYQGLANEQVIQFIVAKGTLERPSDCPDLLYEIMQVCWKWKPVDRPRFTDIVAKLENHIREDFRLVSFYHCREGEEFRMNNRERIVNPPALLRIPVEDEYVGMHWNASDDDEVSLYSGKPKNSLLHRSKTSSNFRLNSSTPKKSFSSKSMTPS; from the coding sequence ATGTATATATTAGAAACAAATTGCACCGAACGTTGTCCGAAATATCATCATATCACCAACGATAATCAATGTCAACCTTGTGGGAGAAACAGTACTCATTCAAATAACgcaaacaatttaattaataaagtttcaaATAACATCGCACATTCAGTCCCATGCCACAAGGTATGCAATGAAACCGTCGTAGATAACATTGGAACTCTTCACAAACTCGAAGGATGCACAATAATAAACGGTTCTTTAACCATAAACGGAagatacaattttaatttacaaccCAAGCAAATTGATGAATTAATACTTTCTTTACCGTTTTATTTGGaccaaataaaagaaataaccgGCTCGTTAAAAATCCAACAAATGGAGAAACTAAAAAATCTTCACTTTTTAAGTAGCCTCGAAAAAATCGGAACTAACATAACACAAAAAGAATACGCTTTATATTTGGtcgataatttaaaactaaacgATTTATTCTCGCCCAAAGTCACGGAAAATCTTCAAATTGGAAATGGGTCTCTTTCGATTCATTATAATCCATTACTTTGTTTACAAACCATCGAAAATTTAACAATGCATGTTAATAAACTAGATAGCTACACAAACAATGTTGATATTTCCCTCGAATCAAACGGCGAAAAAGCTATTTGCCACGAAACGAATATGCACGTTATTATAACAAATAGGAGTTCTAAtaatataactttaaaatggGACAAACAATCCGATTTGAAATCGAACCAAACCGTTTATTTCGTTTATTACGCTTTAGCTTCGCGTGCATATCAAAGTGTTTCAGGATGCGATAATGCGTGGAGCTCGGAATTAACTACGTCTGAAacgataactttaaaaaatttggagCCGTTTTCAACTTACACTTATTATATTTCCGCGTATGTATCAACCGATAAACCTTCTGATCGTAAAGATACAGCCCACGCAAACTTTTCAACTTTACCCGACGATCCTTCACCTCCacaaaactttaacattaCTCCAATAAGTAGTAGTGACGTTTTTCTTAGTTGGTCCCCTCCAGAAGTTTATAACGGGGACCTTTCGGGTTATAAATTATACGTTTATGCGGAACCAGATAATCCCGCGTTAATCTTAGAAAGAGATTATTGTAAATTTCCACACGATTGGCCCAAAACGATGGAATTTGAATACACCGAAGAAGTCGATAAATGCGATTGTGAAACCAGGGAGAACACAATGAACGTGTTTGACCAGTTATGTTATCATTCGGTGTTTGGAGATAACGAAAACTGCCAATTATACAGCGATAATCTTTTTCTGGGTGAGAAACGAAGACGATCTAATGAATTTCCGATTGCGAAAACAATCGAGCATGACGAGATGTACATGGTGTTTAATATAAACGCATCATCTAATAATTACACTTTAACTAATTTAGAACAATTCACGCTgtacgtttttttattttccgctTGTAATCATCCGCCTAATTTAACACTTGAAGAGTTATCATCGAACgaacaattgcaaaaaaagatttattgtaGCTCGATCCTTATGAAAACCGCGAGAACTTTAGAAAATGAAACGGCGGATATCGTTAAAACCATCACTTATTATACAAACGATAAAGACTGCATTCTTAATTGGTCCGAACCAAGCCATCCAAACCAAGTTATAGTTTCTTATGAAATAGAATGTAACACAACCATCGAATCACAAAGCTTTTTTCACAGCAAACATTGTTTGCGAAAAGAGAAACAAAACAATCAAAGCAGTTATATCCTACGCAATTTAGAACCTCGCAATTATTCATGCACGATATATTCAGTGACTTTGGCGGGAAAAAGCAAATTAGGACCTACAATCtcttttattatacatagTCATTCCGATAACAAGTCAATGGTGATTACGTTCTCGGTTTTAAGCGCTTTGGCAATCATCGCCGCAGCTGTTGCTTTTTGGTTTTATCGAAAACACGTACAAGaagagaattttaaaaatttacgcaTGTTTGCATCTATTAATCCCGAATATGCGGGCGCTATGTACGAACCGGATGAATGGGAAATGGAAAGAGAAAACATTGAGATTTTAAAGGAATTGGGTCAAGGTTCGTTTGGGATGGTTTGCAGCGGATTTATTAAGTCGCAAAATATTCCGTGCGCTGTAAAAACGGTAAATGAACATTGTCAGCACAAAGATTGTATGCAATTTTTAAACGAAGCTTCTATTATGAAATCGTTTAATAGTGCTCATCATGTTGTTAAATTATTGGGAGTTGTATCTAAAGGAAATCCTCCTTTGGTTATTATGGAATTAATGGCTCGAGgtgatttaaaaagttatttgcGACGTTCTCGCGAATCGTCACATGATATCACATGCGTTGAAATGTATCGAATGGCCGCTGAAATTGCTGATGGGATGTTGTATTTATCAgcgaaaaaatttattcatcgTGATTTAGCTGCGAGAAATTGCATGGTTTCTGCTGATCATACGGTTAAAATCGGCGACTTTGGAATGGCTAAAGATATTTATATAACCGATTATTATCGTCAAGCTTCTAAAGGAATGATGCCTGTCAGGTGGATGTCTCCAGAAAGCTTAGCTGATGGAGTATTTACCTCCGATTCAGACGTTTGGAGTTACGGAGTCGTTTTATGGGAAATGTCGACTTTAGCAGAACAACCATATCAAGGTCTCGCGAACGAACAAGTTATCCAATTTATCGTCGCAAAAGGCACATTAGAACGACCGTCCGATTGCCCGGATCTTCTTTATGAAATTATGCAAGTTTGCTGGAAATGGAAACCGGTTGATAGACCGCGTTTTACAGATATTGTTGCTAAATTAGAAAATCATATACGAGAAGATTTCAGATTAGTTTCATTCTATCATTGCAGAGAAGGCGAAGAGTTTCGGATGAATAATAGAGAACGAATTGTTAATCCACCCGCTTTATTGCGAATACCAGTTGAAGATGAATACGTTGGGATGCATTGGAATGCATCCGATGATGATGAAGTTAGCTTATACTCGGGAAAAccaaaaaatagtttattacACCGATCGAAGACATCCTCAAATTTCAGACTGAATTCCAGTACACCTAAGAAAAGCTTCTCTAGTAAATCTATGACTCCGTCATAA